The Pontibacter pudoricolor genome contains a region encoding:
- a CDS encoding DUF6702 family protein, giving the protein MNYKFLLIAIVCLLASTVTMAHDYHASITDIKFNPRTQSLQIAVKVFTDDLETALSKRSKTKVSYDPASETIKQQLASYMAANMKFELAKGKPLKQHFVGSEEDADVVWVYFEVPVQQATLSQLYIQNAVLTELFDDQMNIVNLDYKGNMHSMLFQKSETGKKLTF; this is encoded by the coding sequence ATGAACTATAAATTTTTACTGATAGCTATAGTGTGCCTTCTGGCAAGTACGGTAACTATGGCCCACGACTATCACGCCAGCATTACCGATATCAAGTTTAACCCGCGTACGCAAAGCCTGCAGATAGCTGTTAAGGTATTTACCGATGACCTGGAAACTGCCCTTTCGAAAAGAAGCAAGACTAAAGTAAGCTACGACCCGGCGTCAGAAACTATAAAACAACAGCTGGCCAGTTACATGGCGGCAAACATGAAGTTTGAGCTGGCAAAAGGCAAGCCACTGAAGCAGCATTTTGTAGGCTCTGAAGAGGATGCTGACGTAGTGTGGGTTTACTTTGAAGTGCCTGTGCAGCAGGCCACGCTCTCGCAACTATACATCCAGAACGCGGTGCTTACAGAGCTTTTTGATGACCAGATGAATATCGTGAACCTGGACTATAAAGGTAATATGCACAGCATGCTGTTTCAGAAAAGCGAAACCGGTAAAAAGCTGACGTTCTAA
- a CDS encoding DUF4184 family protein, with the protein MPFTAAHPALILPLLRLKSRWFSTTGLIVGSIAPDFAYFLPYRSYGTLSHSLKGLFIFNLPMAIVLAVVFHVLVREQAITNLPEYLRERASAVKPVKIGRYLLRNGHIFAISVLIGSFTHLFWDSFTHSNEYFVRNYSFLLTPVSLGFIELPLSRVIQHTSTFVGLAAIGWYLSTLPTIAVKRSNWFSWLPYWVFIGFIGAVFMLLALPPRLGLSDLEKLVIPFLTGNLFAVILLGVLYEVNSFFRSSRH; encoded by the coding sequence ATGCCTTTTACAGCCGCTCACCCTGCTCTTATTTTACCCCTGCTACGTCTGAAAAGCCGTTGGTTCTCAACCACCGGGCTTATAGTTGGCAGTATTGCCCCTGATTTTGCTTACTTTTTACCATATCGCAGCTACGGCACGCTCAGCCATTCCTTAAAAGGACTTTTTATTTTCAACCTGCCGATGGCTATAGTATTGGCTGTCGTTTTTCATGTGCTGGTGCGGGAGCAGGCAATTACTAATCTGCCGGAATATTTAAGGGAGCGGGCATCGGCTGTAAAGCCTGTAAAGATCGGAAGATACTTGTTAAGGAACGGACACATTTTTGCCATTTCAGTACTCATAGGCTCTTTCACGCACCTTTTCTGGGATAGCTTTACACACTCCAACGAATACTTCGTCCGCAACTATAGTTTCCTGTTAACACCTGTTTCGCTGGGCTTTATAGAGTTGCCGCTTTCACGGGTTATCCAGCACACCAGCACGTTTGTTGGCCTTGCAGCTATTGGCTGGTACCTCAGCACGCTGCCAACTATAGCAGTAAAGCGTTCTAACTGGTTCTCCTGGTTACCTTACTGGGTATTTATCGGTTTTATAGGGGCAGTATTTATGCTACTGGCGCTGCCACCCCGCTTAGGGCTTAGCGATCTCGAAAAGCTGGTTATTCCTTTTCTAACCGGAAACCTGTTTGCTGTTATCTTACTGGGAGTACTATACGAGGTAAACTCCTTTTTCAGGAGCAGCCGGCATTAG
- a CDS encoding OmpA family protein: MNRSYLLVLFFILVPVICLAQEYKHIPLDNEPGIKVHKKAPKQEVQITFPNLNKIPYYHDEKKLSAIQKLEKKRRYNEVLPLLEAYVNNFGIENFYKDTPLIWRLGQLLEKQGQADKAKALYRLVLKHHRSDVRRVYSYYDSLEQNTKDYYVPLNYYYELVEYRKSVASFQPPKGVYLNMGNAINSPFEDYGPTINSEDEVLIFTSQRNTQGINGRANEDLFYSRQENGYWEAAQSFGKPINSIYNEGSACLSRDGNTLYFARCESPDGFGNCDIYVATKQADGTWGNIKNLGAGVNSSSWDSQPTLTASEDTIYFASDRLGGFGLSDIYYTYKNKKGEWQKAENAGPVINTRESEVSPFFHPLYQVLYFSSRGQLYNFGDFDIYKTYRVGGQWQEPRNIGPLVNGRGSEYYFAIDSKSKNLYYARSEASDLHNLDLFSFPLPMEAHPLAVTKIEGTLLDSVSNKPLSGIISVIDLENGIEISSKYIRPDGTFEFDLIDNTKYMMLIQSPDFFTIEREISLQQDTVFQIMTTLIDYSVPMVFRNIEFDQAQSDIKEEMKPILDEVALFLIDHPTFKLEISGHTDAAGNPEFNLALSQDRADAIRKYIEEQGNIGHGRIESFGFGSTKPLREEKTEDDRRINRRVEFKVIKPEKLDRNGR, from the coding sequence ATGAATAGATCATACCTGCTGGTGTTATTTTTTATACTTGTACCGGTAATCTGCCTGGCACAGGAGTATAAACATATTCCCCTTGATAATGAGCCAGGTATAAAGGTGCATAAAAAAGCCCCGAAACAGGAAGTACAGATCACTTTCCCGAACCTGAACAAAATACCTTACTACCACGACGAGAAAAAACTTTCGGCAATACAAAAGCTTGAAAAGAAACGCCGCTATAACGAAGTGCTTCCCCTGCTCGAAGCATATGTAAACAACTTCGGCATTGAAAACTTTTACAAAGATACTCCGCTCATCTGGCGCCTCGGCCAGCTGCTAGAAAAACAAGGTCAGGCCGATAAAGCCAAAGCGCTTTACCGCCTGGTGCTCAAACATCACCGTTCCGATGTTCGCCGTGTGTATTCTTACTACGACTCGCTGGAGCAAAACACCAAAGACTACTATGTGCCGCTTAACTATTATTATGAGCTCGTAGAATACCGTAAGTCTGTCGCTTCATTTCAGCCGCCCAAAGGCGTATACCTGAACATGGGCAATGCCATCAACTCGCCTTTCGAAGATTACGGCCCAACTATAAATTCTGAAGACGAGGTTCTGATCTTTACTTCGCAGCGCAACACACAAGGCATAAACGGCCGCGCCAACGAAGACCTGTTTTACTCCCGCCAGGAAAATGGTTACTGGGAGGCGGCGCAATCTTTTGGTAAACCCATTAACAGTATTTACAACGAGGGATCGGCCTGCCTGAGCCGCGATGGCAACACCCTTTACTTTGCCCGTTGCGAATCGCCGGACGGTTTTGGTAACTGCGATATTTATGTGGCCACCAAGCAGGCCGATGGCACCTGGGGAAACATCAAGAACCTTGGGGCTGGCGTAAATTCATCCTCCTGGGACTCGCAGCCAACTTTAACAGCCAGCGAAGACACTATTTACTTTGCCTCTGACAGGCTGGGCGGTTTTGGCTTATCCGACATCTACTATACTTATAAAAACAAGAAAGGCGAGTGGCAGAAAGCCGAAAATGCCGGGCCTGTGATAAACACCCGCGAAAGTGAAGTAAGCCCGTTCTTCCACCCGCTTTACCAGGTTTTATATTTCAGCTCACGCGGACAACTATACAATTTCGGCGATTTCGACATCTATAAAACATACCGTGTAGGCGGGCAATGGCAGGAACCGCGTAACATCGGGCCTTTGGTAAATGGCCGTGGCAGCGAATATTATTTTGCCATCGACTCTAAATCGAAGAACCTGTATTATGCCCGCTCCGAAGCCAGCGACCTGCATAACCTCGATCTTTTCTCTTTTCCGTTGCCAATGGAAGCACACCCGCTGGCCGTAACCAAGATAGAAGGAACGCTTTTAGACTCTGTAAGCAACAAACCGCTTTCGGGCATTATCTCCGTTATCGACCTGGAAAATGGCATCGAAATATCTTCCAAATACATTCGCCCGGACGGCACTTTCGAGTTCGACCTGATCGATAACACCAAGTACATGATGCTGATCCAGAGCCCGGATTTCTTTACGATAGAAAGGGAGATATCACTGCAGCAGGATACCGTATTCCAGATCATGACGACGCTGATAGACTATAGTGTACCTATGGTTTTCAGGAACATTGAATTCGACCAGGCCCAGTCTGATATAAAAGAAGAGATGAAACCGATCCTGGACGAAGTGGCGCTCTTCCTGATAGATCATCCAACCTTTAAACTGGAGATTTCCGGCCACACGGATGCTGCCGGCAACCCCGAGTTTAACCTTGCCCTCTCGCAGGACCGTGCAGATGCCATCCGAAAATATATTGAAGAACAGGGGAACATCGGGCACGGCCGTATAGAATCGTTTGGGTTTGGCAGCACCAAACCGCTACGCGAAGAAAAGACTGAAGATGACCGCCGCATAAACCGCCGCGTAGAATTTAAAGTAATTAAACCTGAAAAGTTAGACAGAAACGGCCGATAA
- the lon gene encoding endopeptidase La: MKYTLNNFLHNLLLSSTSENENEELIPIITTDPEEEIPAEELPTELPILAVRNTVLFPGVVLPITVSRKKSVRLVRKAYKGDKTIGVVAQKNTNADDPSPEDLFNVGTVARILKVLVLPDGNTTIIIQGHSRFQIDEIIQEDPYLTARVSYCKETNLNKKNKEVKALVQSLKDAAAKILKLNPEIPQEAQVALDNIDSPSFLTHFLSSNLNVEVAQKQQLLEVNDGTERGTQLLQLMLREVQLLELKQEIHTKVHTDIDQQQRDYFLRQQIKVLQDELGQESPDQEIERFRDRAAKKKWPEAVAKHFKKEIDKLARLNPQAAEYPVAVNYIEFLLDLPWEDYTKDNFNLKRTKKILDADHYGLEKVKERILEYLAVLKLKNDMKAPILCLYGPPGVGKTSLGRSIATALGRKYVRMSLGGVRDEAEIRGHRRTYVGAMPGKIISQIKKVGSGNPVIILDEIDKLASDFRGDPSSALLEVLDPEQNHTFMDNYLDVEYDLSKVLFIATANSLDTIQPALRDRMEIIELTGYTMEEKLEIARRHLVPKQIKDHGLEEADVKLPKATLQKLIEDYTRESGVRSLERKIGQLVRNTAKLKAMEEKYNTTIKPEDVVKIMGSEIFDKEIYQDFSTAGVVTGLAWTSVGGDILFVESILSKGKGKLTLSGQLGDVMKESAVTALSHLKAHYQLLDIDYRVFDQYDLHIHFPEGAVPKDGPSAGIAIFTSIASVYTQRKVRSKLAMTGEITLRGKVLPVGGIKEKILAAKRAGITDVILCQKNRKDINEIPEQYIKGLTIHYVDRVEEVMKIALLKEKVKHPLDLTVTEDKKVEVE, translated from the coding sequence ATGAAGTATACTTTGAACAACTTTCTGCATAACCTTTTACTTAGCTCAACTTCAGAGAACGAAAACGAAGAGCTGATTCCGATTATAACAACAGACCCTGAAGAAGAAATACCTGCAGAGGAATTGCCAACCGAACTGCCAATACTTGCAGTCCGGAACACGGTGCTTTTCCCTGGCGTAGTACTGCCAATTACTGTTAGCCGCAAAAAATCAGTGCGGTTAGTGCGCAAGGCTTATAAAGGCGATAAAACTATCGGGGTAGTAGCCCAGAAAAATACGAATGCCGATGATCCGTCGCCGGAAGACCTGTTTAATGTAGGTACGGTTGCCCGAATCTTAAAGGTGCTTGTGCTGCCGGATGGCAATACAACTATCATTATACAGGGGCACAGCCGTTTTCAGATAGATGAGATAATTCAGGAAGACCCTTACCTGACGGCACGTGTTAGCTACTGCAAAGAGACCAACCTTAACAAGAAGAACAAGGAGGTAAAGGCGCTGGTACAATCGCTGAAAGATGCGGCTGCCAAAATACTGAAACTGAACCCTGAAATACCACAGGAAGCACAGGTTGCTTTAGATAATATTGACAGCCCGAGCTTTCTGACGCATTTCCTGTCGAGTAACCTGAACGTGGAAGTGGCTCAGAAGCAGCAGCTTCTGGAAGTGAATGACGGGACCGAACGAGGTACACAATTGCTGCAGCTTATGTTGCGCGAAGTGCAGTTGCTGGAACTGAAGCAGGAGATCCATACCAAAGTACACACTGATATAGACCAGCAGCAGCGCGACTATTTCCTGCGCCAGCAGATAAAAGTACTGCAGGATGAACTTGGTCAGGAGAGCCCGGACCAGGAAATTGAGCGTTTCAGAGATCGTGCCGCCAAAAAGAAATGGCCTGAGGCAGTTGCCAAACATTTTAAGAAAGAGATAGATAAGCTGGCCCGCCTTAACCCGCAGGCTGCCGAATACCCGGTTGCGGTAAACTATATCGAGTTCCTGCTGGACCTGCCGTGGGAAGACTATACCAAGGATAATTTTAACCTGAAGCGTACCAAAAAGATACTCGACGCAGACCATTACGGCTTAGAGAAAGTAAAGGAACGCATCCTGGAATACCTTGCTGTTCTGAAACTGAAAAACGACATGAAGGCGCCTATCCTTTGCCTTTACGGACCTCCGGGAGTTGGTAAAACATCACTGGGTCGTTCTATAGCTACTGCCTTAGGTCGTAAATATGTCAGAATGTCACTGGGTGGGGTTAGAGACGAAGCAGAAATTCGTGGCCACAGAAGAACGTATGTGGGCGCTATGCCGGGCAAGATCATCAGCCAGATTAAAAAAGTAGGCTCGGGTAACCCGGTTATCATCCTGGATGAGATCGATAAACTGGCATCCGATTTCCGTGGCGACCCGTCATCGGCGTTGCTGGAGGTGCTGGACCCGGAGCAGAACCATACCTTTATGGATAACTACCTGGATGTGGAGTATGACCTGTCCAAGGTTCTTTTCATAGCTACTGCCAATTCACTGGACACGATACAGCCAGCCCTGCGCGACCGTATGGAGATTATCGAGCTGACTGGCTATACGATGGAGGAAAAGCTGGAAATAGCCAGGCGCCACCTGGTACCAAAGCAGATAAAAGACCACGGCCTGGAAGAAGCAGATGTGAAGCTGCCAAAAGCTACGTTGCAGAAACTGATCGAAGATTATACCCGCGAATCCGGGGTGAGAAGTCTGGAACGTAAAATAGGCCAGTTGGTTCGTAATACGGCTAAGCTGAAGGCGATGGAAGAGAAATACAACACGACCATTAAGCCGGAAGATGTGGTAAAGATCATGGGTTCTGAGATCTTCGATAAAGAGATTTACCAGGATTTCAGTACAGCCGGCGTAGTTACAGGCCTGGCCTGGACCTCGGTTGGTGGCGACATCCTTTTTGTGGAATCGATCCTGAGCAAAGGAAAAGGAAAACTTACGTTGTCCGGTCAGTTGGGTGATGTGATGAAGGAGTCGGCTGTTACGGCGCTGTCGCATTTAAAGGCACATTACCAGTTGTTGGATATCGATTACCGCGTTTTCGACCAGTACGATCTGCATATTCACTTCCCGGAAGGCGCTGTTCCAAAAGACGGCCCGTCGGCAGGTATTGCTATTTTTACGTCTATAGCCTCGGTTTATACCCAGCGTAAAGTGCGCTCCAAACTGGCCATGACCGGTGAGATCACGCTTCGTGGCAAGGTATTGCCGGTTGGTGGAATTAAAGAGAAAATTCTGGCTGCCAAGCGTGCTGGCATTACCGATGTGATCCTGTGTCAGAAAAACCGCAAAGATATAAACGAGATACCGGAGCAGTACATTAAAGGCCTGACCATACACTATGTAGACCGCGTGGAAGAAGTTATGAAGATCGCCCTACTAAAAGAAAAAGTAAAGCACCCACTGGACCTGACTGTAACCGAAGACAAAAAAGTGGAGGTTGAGTAA
- the porQ gene encoding type IX secretion system protein PorQ → MRSQAALLLCLLLSFPLAAQVGGQRGFTHLELPASAKQAALGTINVSAFGHDVNMVAANPALLNAEMDRQLSLSYVGYLADIKQSTIAYAFNHEKLGRWAATINYLNYGDFVQRDATGMEEGNFTINDYTLSLTHARQAEAFTIGATAKFAVSSMAGNKAVGLLADVGGLFKHPERDLTVGLAFKNIGYQVKPFDDGERQAMPFDAQLGASYKPEHMPVRLSVTAHHLYQFDVVYLDPNTKGRLDANGNEIKEEKTTGDKIARHFVVGTEFIFSKNFQLRAGYNHLRRKELRLQNKAGSAGFSLGAMLRVRAFELNYSSAFYHPSGAGHYVTISTDTGTLLKRKNTE, encoded by the coding sequence ATGAGATCACAGGCTGCCCTTTTACTTTGTTTGCTGCTGAGCTTTCCGCTTGCGGCACAGGTAGGAGGGCAGCGTGGTTTTACACACCTGGAGTTGCCTGCCAGTGCCAAACAGGCGGCTCTCGGAACTATAAATGTGAGCGCATTTGGGCACGATGTGAACATGGTAGCCGCCAACCCTGCCTTGCTGAACGCGGAGATGGACCGTCAACTGAGTTTGAGCTATGTGGGTTACCTGGCGGATATCAAACAAAGTACTATAGCTTATGCTTTTAACCACGAAAAGCTGGGGCGCTGGGCGGCAACTATAAACTACCTGAACTATGGCGATTTTGTGCAGCGCGACGCAACCGGCATGGAAGAAGGCAACTTTACCATTAATGATTATACGCTCAGTTTAACCCACGCCCGTCAGGCCGAGGCTTTTACCATAGGAGCTACTGCAAAATTTGCGGTTTCAAGTATGGCTGGTAACAAAGCGGTTGGATTGCTGGCTGATGTCGGTGGTTTGTTCAAACATCCGGAACGTGATCTTACAGTTGGTCTGGCTTTTAAGAACATCGGTTACCAGGTAAAACCATTTGATGACGGTGAGCGGCAGGCGATGCCTTTTGATGCGCAACTGGGAGCCAGCTACAAACCGGAACATATGCCGGTGCGGCTCTCCGTTACTGCACACCATCTTTACCAGTTCGACGTTGTATATCTGGACCCGAATACCAAAGGCCGCTTAGATGCGAATGGGAATGAGATAAAAGAGGAGAAAACAACAGGGGATAAGATAGCGCGGCATTTTGTAGTTGGCACAGAGTTTATTTTCAGTAAAAATTTCCAGTTACGTGCCGGCTATAACCATTTACGCCGTAAAGAACTCAGGTTGCAAAACAAAGCAGGTAGTGCAGGGTTTTCGTTGGGAGCCATGCTGCGGGTCCGGGCTTTTGAGCTGAACTATAGCAGTGCTTTCTACCACCCGTCGGGCGCAGGCCATTACGTAACTATAAGCACCGATACCGGCACTTTGCTGAAACGTAAAAACACAGAATAA
- the hslU gene encoding ATP-dependent protease ATPase subunit HslU encodes MLDSLEHLTPAQIVAELDKYIIGQQDAKRNVAIALRNRWRRMNAEESIRKEIVPNNILMIGATGVGKTEIARRLAKIADAPFTKVEASKFTEVGYVGRDVESMVRDLVEQSVNMVKTKKKEEVKQRAAEIVEDIILDALIPPIQGRSTTPVSMAAHPDAIPDSDYELNERTREKFREKIRNGELEDRKIEIRIQQSAMPGMGVMGPGMDEASMMNIQEMISGMMPKKTKKRKVTIAEARKILLEEEASKLIDMDEVKEEAIFKAENSGVIFIDEIDKVASSSKKGSGPDVSREGVQRDLLPIVEGSTVNTKYGVINTDHILFIAAGAFHVAKPSDLIPELQGRFPIRVELQSLTKDDFYQILKFPKNALTKQYEALLASENVSLSFNDEALDEIASMAYEVNAEVENIGARRLQTIMSRLLNDILFDVPDKIGANAQILVNREMVREKLAGMVKNRDLSEFIL; translated from the coding sequence ATGTTAGATTCCTTAGAACATTTAACACCAGCCCAGATTGTTGCGGAGCTGGATAAATATATCATCGGGCAGCAGGACGCCAAACGTAACGTAGCCATTGCGCTTCGTAACCGCTGGCGCCGCATGAACGCCGAAGAAAGTATCAGAAAAGAGATCGTTCCAAATAATATTCTGATGATTGGCGCGACCGGAGTTGGTAAAACAGAAATTGCCCGTCGGCTTGCCAAAATTGCAGATGCCCCTTTTACAAAAGTAGAAGCGTCTAAGTTTACCGAAGTAGGATACGTTGGCCGCGATGTGGAAAGCATGGTGCGCGACCTGGTAGAGCAGTCGGTGAACATGGTGAAAACCAAAAAGAAAGAAGAAGTAAAGCAACGCGCTGCCGAAATTGTAGAAGATATTATCCTGGATGCGCTTATTCCACCCATTCAGGGCCGCTCTACTACGCCTGTAAGCATGGCCGCCCACCCTGATGCTATTCCGGATAGCGACTATGAACTGAACGAGCGTACCCGCGAGAAATTCAGAGAAAAGATACGCAACGGTGAACTGGAAGACCGCAAGATCGAGATCCGGATTCAGCAGAGCGCTATGCCGGGCATGGGCGTTATGGGGCCGGGCATGGACGAAGCTTCGATGATGAACATTCAGGAGATGATCAGCGGCATGATGCCAAAGAAGACAAAAAAGCGCAAGGTAACTATAGCTGAAGCCCGCAAGATCTTATTGGAAGAAGAAGCATCCAAGCTCATTGACATGGATGAAGTAAAGGAAGAAGCGATCTTTAAAGCGGAGAACTCCGGTGTTATTTTTATAGATGAGATAGATAAAGTTGCCAGCTCGAGCAAAAAAGGTAGCGGACCGGATGTAAGCCGCGAAGGTGTGCAACGCGACCTGCTGCCTATAGTGGAAGGCTCAACAGTAAATACCAAGTATGGTGTTATCAACACCGACCATATCCTGTTTATAGCCGCCGGTGCGTTCCACGTGGCCAAGCCATCAGATTTGATACCTGAATTACAGGGCCGTTTCCCGATTCGTGTGGAATTGCAGAGCCTGACAAAAGACGATTTCTACCAGATTCTGAAATTTCCGAAGAACGCGCTTACCAAGCAGTATGAAGCCTTGCTGGCCTCCGAAAATGTATCGCTTAGCTTTAACGACGAAGCACTGGACGAAATAGCATCTATGGCTTATGAAGTAAATGCCGAAGTTGAGAATATTGGTGCACGTCGTTTGCAAACTATCATGAGCCGCTTATTGAACGATATCCTGTTCGATGTGCCGGATAAGATCGGTGCCAACGCCCAGATCCTAGTAAACCGCGAAATGGTGCGCGAAAAACTGGCAGGCATGGTGAAAAACCGTGACCTGAGCGAGTTTATACTATAG